GACGCCGATGTAATCATTGACCTCCATATCCTCGGACTAATTGAGAGAGTTCTAAAAAGCCATGAAGTCCATCATTAGCGGTTAATCAATAGTAATCGACCTGCAATGAGAAACTGACCAAGGCGGTTAATAGGAAACCGAATTGATGTCTGTTTGTAAAAAATCATTTCCCTTAAACAGGAGAGGTTCCCCGGAGTACTTTGCCAGAGCATAAGCACAGCAATCCCCGATATTAAGACCGGCAGGGTGATTACCCTTCCCAAAAACGCGCCAGGCCACGCGGGCTATTTCGGACTGATCCGCATTCATGGCCACGATTTCCATCTGAGACCGATGGAGCAGCAGATCGAGTTCCCGACCGCCGGCTTCCCCTTTCTTGGCCTCGATCACGATGGCCGT
This window of the Deltaproteobacteria bacterium genome carries:
- a CDS encoding type II toxin-antitoxin system VapC family toxin; translated protein: MVIDSSALIALLLGEEEAERFARAIAADPRRLISVFNWLETAIVIEAKKGEAGGRELDLLLHRSQMEIVAMNADQSEIARVAWRVFGKGNHPAGLNIGDCCAYALAKYSGEPLLFKGNDFLQTDINSVSY